TTGGCATATCTTTTAACACACCTTTTAAATGTGGGAGTTGGACTAACTTTTTCTGGAGGATTTATAGATATGTTTCTATTTGGAATACTTCAGGGAAATAGCAAAACAAATTGGATAGCAATTCCCATCTTAGGAATCTTCTACTTTATTGGATTTTACTTTATATTTAAATTTGTAATTATGAAATTCGATCTTAAAACAATTGGAAGAGAAGATGAAGAAATGGAAAAAGATAAAATAATTTCAGAAAAAACAAATTTATCAGAAACTGCTTCAAAAGTATTAGAAGGTCTTGGAGGAAAAGATAATATTACATATCTTGATGCATGTGCATCAAGACTAAGAGTTAATCTAAAACAAATAGAATTCATTAAATCAGATGCCTATTTCAAAAATCTAGGTGCTAGTGGAATATTAAAAAAAGGAAATAGCGTACAAATTGTATTTGGAGGATTATCCGATAACATAAAAATGGAAATCGATAAGCTTATGTAAAATTTTTTAAAAAAAATAAAAACAGCTAATCCAATAGAAAAATTATATAATTTTTCTATTGGATAAATTATATGCAAAGAAGGTAATAATGTATAAACAACAATATTTTATTTCTGGCAAAGTACAAGGCGTTGGGTTTAGATTTTTTACAGAGCAAATAGCAAATAATATGAAATTAAAAGGATTTGTAAAAAATCTAAACGATGGAAGGGTAGAAATTGTAGCTTTCTTTAACACTAAAGAACAAATAAAAAAATTTGAAAATTTATTAAAAAATGGGAACAAGTATTCAAGCATTGAAAACATTGAAAAAAAAACTTTAGATGAAAACTATCCCTTTCAATTTAACAAATTTAAAATTTATTATTAGAACTTATTTCTTGTTTAACAAGTATCTTAACTTTTTTAGCCCTTAGCTTAACATTACTTACATAAGAATTGTTATTCTTAGGATAAACCAAAGCAGCTTTAAAAAAATGTTCGGTTTTAAATTTCAAAAATTCTAAAGACTTCTTATCTCTACAAAAGATATTCAAATTGCCATCAGAAAATTTAATATCAAGACCATAATTACAATCTGTTTTTAAAAATCTACATGAAATAAAACTACCATTTAAACCATTCCTATTAAAAAGGATAAAATATTTTTTACCCCTTTTGGAATCTTTAAAATAAATTTTAAGCCAATCTCCTGCTGGCTTAACTGAAGCCAGTTTATCATAAAGATAAGAAACATAAATCGTTCTATTGTTATTAGATTTTAAAATTTTTTTAAAGAAATAATTAAGACCTATTTTCATATCAATTATATAATATCTTATTAAGAAAATATTTCCTAATATTTTCAAAATGTACTAACAGTAATTAAAATTCAAACAAACACTATAGTTTATAATTAAAAATTATTGATAAGTATTCTGTAAGTTTTATGTAGTTATAATTATATCCGTACGTAGCTTTAAAAGCTTTGCGAATTTTAACATTCAGTCCTCTAACCATAGCTAAAGTTTCTAAATTATCCTTTAACATTAAATTTTTAATTATAATCAACGTTTTAATATAATTATCATCAACTATACGATGTTCTTTTATCAAATTTTCTAAACGATCCATTGTAAGAGTAGAATAAGTCGCTTTACGTCTAACATATGTATAAATTCTTTGATTAAGCAATTTTAATAAGTTATTATCTGCCTTATCATCCAAATTATTCAAAACATACCGATTATAATGAAAGGCTGTTGTTATATCATTTGGTTCGTGTCCTAAAACTTTTGTTATCCAATAATTCATTTCCATGTTTTTAGGAGCAAATGCAAGATAAGAGAATTTACAATAAATAGCCCTACAAAAATAAACAGATTCTTCGGGAGCAAAAATATTATTAAAAATTTGACGAAACAATCTATTATAACTGTATGTAAGATTTGAAGAGATTAACTCTTTGGTAAGATTCTCGGTTTGTTCCATATAGCGTATTTCTTTTATAGAATTAATTATTAATTCAGAATCCGCAAAAACCGGAAAAACAACTTCATTAATAATATTATTATCTCGCTTTTTTGCAATAACCTCCATACGAATATGGTTTTTATCTGCGATATAAAATTTAGAAAGCTTCATTACTTCAACAGGACGACGACCTATTGCCATTAAAACTCCATAAAATTTCAACCTAATATCTCGATTTTGATTTAATAAAAGCTGAATTATTT
The sequence above is a segment of the Borreliella spielmanii genome. Coding sequences within it:
- a CDS encoding acylphosphatase; this translates as MYKQQYFISGKVQGVGFRFFTEQIANNMKLKGFVKNLNDGRVEIVAFFNTKEQIKKFENLLKNGNKYSSIENIEKKTLDENYPFQFNKFKIYY
- a CDS encoding protelomerase family protein, which gives rise to MSPKVKIKNDFEIFRKELEILYKKYLNNEISYIKLKEKIKILAENHKAILFRKDKFTNRSIILNLSKTRKIIKEYINLSVIEKLRKDNTFLFFWKSKKIKELKNIGIKDQGKIEELIFLNQLNNEKPYFQYFIDLFVTPKWLNDYAHKYKIEKINSYRKEQIFVKINLNTYIEIIQLLLNQNRDIRLKFYGVLMAIGRRPVEVMKLSKFYIADKNHIRMEVIAKKRDNNIINEVVFPVFADSELIINSIKEIRYMEQTENLTKELISSNLTYSYNRLFRQIFNNIFAPEESVYFCRAIYCKFSYLAFAPKNMEMNYWITKVLGHEPNDITTAFHYNRYVLNNLDDKADNNLLKLLNQRIYTYVRRKATYSTLTMDRLENLIKEHRIVDDNYIKTLIIIKNLMLKDNLETLAMVRGLNVKIRKAFKATYGYNYNYIKLTEYLSIIFNYKL